The following coding sequences lie in one Stigmatella aurantiaca genomic window:
- a CDS encoding pseudouridine-5'-phosphate glycosidase produces the protein MNLHFSEEVQRARAEKRPLVALETSVVAQGLPYPDNLTAARACEEAIRRAGAVPAPIAVVDGRVCIGLDEPSLRRLAEGKERLLKLGSRDLAVAVAQKASGGTTVSATCELAAAAGIRVFSTGGIGGVHRGAGEHMDISQDIGALARYPVAVVCAGAKSVLDLPKTMEALETAGVPVIGVGTSELPSFYSRGSGLPLEHRVEDAAMAARLVQARQELGQGGLLFTVPPPEDVALPRAEVELHIASALAEAERQGIRGKAVTPFLLSDMAQRTGGKSLKTNIALLTNNARFAGELAVALGHG, from the coding sequence ATGAACCTCCATTTCTCCGAGGAAGTGCAGCGCGCCCGGGCCGAGAAGCGGCCCCTGGTGGCGCTGGAGACCAGCGTCGTGGCGCAGGGCCTGCCGTACCCGGACAACCTCACCGCCGCGCGGGCGTGCGAGGAGGCCATCCGGCGCGCGGGGGCGGTGCCCGCGCCCATCGCCGTGGTGGATGGCCGGGTGTGCATCGGGCTCGACGAGCCCTCCCTGCGGCGGCTCGCCGAGGGCAAGGAGCGGCTGCTGAAGCTGGGCTCCAGGGACCTGGCCGTGGCCGTGGCCCAGAAGGCCTCGGGCGGCACCACGGTGAGCGCCACGTGTGAGCTGGCCGCCGCGGCGGGCATCCGGGTCTTCTCCACCGGGGGCATTGGCGGCGTCCACCGGGGGGCCGGTGAGCACATGGACATCTCCCAGGACATCGGCGCGCTGGCGCGCTACCCCGTGGCGGTGGTGTGCGCCGGGGCCAAGTCCGTGCTGGACCTGCCCAAGACGATGGAGGCGCTGGAGACCGCGGGCGTGCCCGTCATCGGCGTGGGCACCAGCGAGCTGCCGTCCTTCTACAGCCGGGGCTCGGGCCTGCCGCTGGAGCACCGCGTCGAGGATGCCGCCATGGCCGCCCGCCTCGTCCAGGCCCGGCAGGAGCTGGGGCAGGGGGGCTTGCTCTTCACCGTGCCGCCCCCGGAGGACGTGGCCCTGCCGCGGGCCGAGGTGGAGCTGCACATCGCCTCCGCGCTTGCCGAGGCCGAGCGCCAGGGCATCCGGGGCAAGGCCGTCACCCCGTTCCTGCTGTCGGACATGGCCCAGCGCACCGGGGGCAAGAGCCTCAAGACGAACATCGCGCTGCTCACGAACAACGCCCGCTTCGCAGGAGAGCTGGCCGTGGCCCTGGGCCATGGC
- a CDS encoding DUF2314 domain-containing protein: MNEIYLLAIEAAAPVPIETLRTTFASDEVRFVPEAEGGGFSIHAEGTRVEVRFDTGTFPGGLRKDLLTGSEESRQMLGRAQGFYRISVEPGTGPQPTVPVFEALWCARTLMEHAPGVLADLTAHKLHDVADVVEITELDFDIRDHVNLHAVEAIEGDTPLWVHSHGMEKFGSRDLEIFHLGEDDLLPAETFLHELCTDLAFGQGPEPRTMVGTSEGQAFMLVPSEEARTNLLGVPLETFEGHEALFLSVVSPLGRHNTAELLRPYRERFIPEPEDRSDALRREAQSLMPAFLARFHRRGLMEPLTFLARAPFETHPEGETVVEKLWLEVVAWEEGTLVGKLVDGAVHTTEWRKGAHVEVDAEQVNALAISREGRTLDEEEMRALLNAERPM; this comes from the coding sequence GTGAACGAGATCTACCTGCTCGCCATTGAGGCCGCCGCCCCGGTGCCCATCGAGACGCTGCGCACGACGTTCGCCTCGGACGAGGTGCGCTTCGTTCCGGAGGCCGAGGGAGGCGGGTTTTCCATCCACGCGGAAGGCACCCGGGTGGAGGTGCGCTTCGACACGGGCACGTTCCCTGGGGGGCTGCGCAAGGACCTGCTGACCGGCAGCGAGGAGTCCCGGCAGATGCTGGGCCGGGCGCAGGGCTTCTACCGCATCTCCGTGGAGCCCGGCACGGGGCCCCAGCCCACCGTGCCCGTCTTCGAGGCGCTGTGGTGCGCGCGCACCCTGATGGAGCACGCCCCCGGCGTGCTGGCGGACCTCACCGCGCACAAGCTGCACGATGTGGCGGACGTGGTGGAAATCACCGAGCTGGACTTCGACATCCGGGACCACGTCAACCTGCACGCGGTGGAGGCCATCGAGGGGGACACCCCGCTGTGGGTGCACTCGCACGGCATGGAGAAGTTCGGCTCGCGGGACCTGGAGATCTTCCACCTCGGGGAGGACGACCTGCTGCCCGCCGAGACGTTCCTGCACGAGCTGTGCACGGACCTCGCCTTCGGCCAGGGGCCCGAGCCCCGCACCATGGTGGGCACCAGCGAGGGCCAGGCGTTCATGCTCGTGCCCTCCGAGGAGGCCCGGACGAACCTCCTGGGCGTGCCGCTGGAGACGTTCGAGGGCCATGAGGCCCTGTTCCTCAGCGTGGTGTCGCCGCTGGGGCGGCACAACACCGCGGAGCTGCTGCGGCCCTACCGCGAGCGCTTCATCCCCGAGCCCGAGGATCGCTCGGACGCGCTGCGGCGCGAGGCGCAGTCTCTGATGCCGGCCTTCCTGGCCCGGTTCCACCGCAGGGGGCTGATGGAGCCGCTCACCTTCCTGGCGCGGGCGCCCTTCGAGACGCACCCCGAGGGCGAGACGGTGGTGGAGAAGCTCTGGCTGGAAGTGGTGGCCTGGGAAGAGGGCACGCTGGTGGGCAAGCTGGTGGACGGGGCCGTCCACACCACCGAGTGGCGCAAGGGCGCGCACGTGGAGGTGGACGCGGAGCAGGTCAACGCCCTGGCCATCAGCCGCGAAGGCCGCACCCTGGACGAAGAGGAGATGCGCGCGCTGCTGAATGCCGAACGGCCGATGTAG
- a CDS encoding deoxynucleoside kinase, whose protein sequence is MARKKFIAVAGNIGAGKTELTSFLCRKYDLTPYFEPNDQNPYLASFYKDMKTWAFRSQIFFLTHKFRLHRELERHAGTVLQDRTIYEDAEIFAKNLHRQRFIDRRDYQTYRELYETIAQALAPPDLMIYLNCPVQTLRERIRLRGRSMEKDIPVAYLKRLNALYEEWFSNYKMSPVLVLSTDKLDYLTNLVDRVDLFRQIEKYL, encoded by the coding sequence GTGGCCAGAAAAAAGTTCATCGCCGTTGCGGGCAACATCGGTGCCGGGAAAACGGAACTCACCTCATTTCTCTGCCGAAAGTACGATCTCACCCCGTACTTCGAGCCGAACGACCAGAACCCGTATCTGGCCTCCTTCTACAAGGACATGAAGACGTGGGCCTTCCGCTCACAGATCTTCTTCCTCACGCACAAGTTCCGGCTGCACCGGGAGTTGGAGCGCCACGCGGGCACCGTGCTCCAGGACCGGACCATCTACGAGGACGCGGAGATCTTCGCCAAGAACCTCCACCGCCAGCGCTTCATTGACCGGCGGGACTATCAGACGTACCGGGAGCTCTATGAGACGATCGCCCAGGCCCTGGCGCCGCCGGATCTCATGATCTACCTGAACTGCCCCGTGCAGACGCTGCGCGAGCGCATCCGCCTGCGCGGCCGGTCCATGGAGAAGGACATTCCGGTGGCCTACCTCAAGCGCCTCAATGCCCTGTACGAGGAGTGGTTCAGCAACTACAAGATGTCGCCCGTCCTCGTCCTTTCGACGGACAAGCTGGATTATCTGACCAACCTGGTGGACCGCGTGGATCTCTTCCGCCAGATCGAGAAGTACCTGTGA
- a CDS encoding lysophospholipid acyltransferase family protein, producing MLRKLFCMFVAAVWTALIFPLAVLASVIRGGDIWVCRHIWSPVLVWAGGGKIVVHGMENVDPKRPTIYVSNHQSTLDIPVLFMAVPVNFRYVAKSQLAWVPFIGWYLWLAGHIFVNRSNRAGAIESLRAAAKKIRGGASIFLYPEGTRSPDGRILPFKKGPFALALEARVPICPVTVEGTANIMPKNSWNITPGPIHVKIGTPIDITGFAANDRGGLARAVRDVIIAQSLELGGRGGDPDNAIAASGAEGVSSLPNSAA from the coding sequence ATGCTCCGTAAGCTCTTCTGTATGTTCGTCGCGGCGGTCTGGACGGCGCTCATCTTCCCCCTGGCCGTGCTGGCCTCGGTCATCCGAGGGGGCGACATCTGGGTCTGCCGCCACATCTGGTCCCCCGTGCTGGTGTGGGCCGGGGGTGGAAAGATCGTGGTGCACGGCATGGAGAACGTGGACCCGAAGCGGCCCACCATCTACGTGTCCAACCACCAGTCCACGCTGGACATCCCCGTGCTCTTCATGGCCGTGCCGGTGAACTTCCGCTACGTGGCCAAGAGCCAGCTGGCCTGGGTGCCCTTCATCGGATGGTACCTGTGGCTGGCGGGGCACATCTTCGTCAACCGCTCCAACCGCGCGGGCGCCATCGAGTCGTTGCGCGCCGCGGCGAAGAAGATTCGCGGCGGGGCCAGCATCTTCCTCTACCCCGAGGGCACCCGCTCGCCGGATGGCCGCATCCTGCCCTTCAAGAAGGGCCCCTTCGCCCTGGCCCTGGAGGCCCGCGTGCCCATCTGCCCCGTGACCGTGGAGGGGACCGCGAACATCATGCCCAAGAACTCCTGGAACATCACCCCGGGCCCCATTCATGTGAAGATCGGCACGCCCATCGACATCACGGGCTTCGCCGCGAACGACCGCGGGGGACTGGCCCGGGCGGTCCGGGACGTCATCATCGCGCAGAGCCTGGAGCTCGGCGGGCGCGGGGGTGATCCGGACAACGCCATCGCCGCCTCGGG